A window from Bordetella petrii encodes these proteins:
- a CDS encoding MBL fold metallo-hydrolase, whose product MLKLDVLIQGYPGRAVCHGGLGWSTTTLLRGDGANILVDVGAFGVRHLLGHQLHELGVAPQDITDVVLTHAHYDHAVNFTLFPNATVWIGEQELAWAAAQPPGFNPLPELYVRELAASPRVRRVADGQAFLPGFTAIAAPGHTPGHLLFYVTATGQPVLFTGDAAKNRAELMSRTANDTYDAQVSRASLDLIWQWWRRVPGTLLVPGHDVCMRLDDAGQPVYTAERRAALNAWFGDTLEPTLIDLCCAGQTARYSA is encoded by the coding sequence ATGCTCAAGCTCGACGTACTGATACAAGGCTATCCGGGCCGCGCCGTCTGCCATGGCGGCCTGGGCTGGAGCACCACCACCCTGCTGCGCGGCGACGGCGCCAACATCCTGGTCGACGTGGGCGCGTTCGGCGTGCGCCACCTGCTGGGCCACCAGCTGCACGAGCTGGGCGTGGCGCCGCAGGACATCACCGATGTCGTGCTGACCCACGCCCACTATGACCACGCGGTGAACTTCACGCTGTTTCCCAACGCCACCGTGTGGATCGGCGAACAGGAACTGGCCTGGGCGGCCGCGCAGCCGCCGGGCTTCAATCCGCTGCCGGAACTGTATGTGCGCGAACTGGCCGCCTCGCCGCGCGTGCGGCGCGTGGCCGACGGCCAGGCGTTCCTGCCCGGCTTCACGGCCATTGCCGCGCCCGGCCACACACCCGGCCACTTGCTGTTCTACGTTACCGCCACCGGGCAGCCGGTGCTGTTTACCGGCGACGCCGCCAAGAACCGCGCCGAACTGATGTCGCGCACCGCCAACGACACCTACGATGCGCAGGTCAGCCGCGCCAGCCTGGACCTGATCTGGCAATGGTGGCGGCGCGTGCCCGGCACGCTGCTGGTGCCGGGCCACGACGTGTGCATGCGGCTCGACGATGCCGGCCAACCCGTCTATACCGCCGAGCGGCGGGCTGCGCTGAACGCCTGGTTCGGCGATACTCTGGAACCCACCCTCATCGACCTGTGCTGCGCCGGGCAAACCGCCCGCTACAGCGCCTGA
- a CDS encoding Ldh family oxidoreductase produces MNASVTSTSVFSETELLDLGTRAFTGLGLPPEDAADVARVLVQADLFGLSTHGLSRVESYGERLLVGGIQARARITVQSPAPALRLVDGDNGVGPLVGMHALRAAMEAARACGVGVAFARQSNHFGPISPYGLIAAQAGFASIIGSNATTTIAPWGGSDARLGNSPLGFGVPNPDGPPFLLDMAMSVVARAKIRNALKRGASIPDTWATDRGGRPTTDAAAALDGFLLPIGGHKGYGLALVVDLFAGLLSNAAYLTHVKSWVDAPDEPQNLGHFFILIDTARLGSAAWLAERMADFAAILHDSPPAEAGRPVIVPGEIELANMARQQRDGIAVDPAVLALLQRHAAMA; encoded by the coding sequence ATGAACGCATCCGTGACCTCTACATCCGTTTTTTCCGAAACCGAGCTGCTGGACCTGGGCACGCGGGCCTTCACCGGCCTGGGCCTGCCCCCGGAAGACGCCGCCGACGTGGCGCGCGTGCTGGTGCAGGCCGACCTGTTCGGACTGAGCACCCACGGCCTGAGCCGCGTCGAATCGTACGGCGAACGCCTGCTGGTGGGCGGCATCCAGGCACGCGCCCGGATCACCGTGCAAAGCCCCGCGCCGGCGCTGCGCCTGGTCGACGGCGACAACGGCGTCGGGCCCCTGGTGGGCATGCACGCCCTGCGCGCCGCCATGGAGGCCGCCCGGGCGTGCGGCGTGGGCGTGGCCTTCGCCCGGCAAAGCAACCATTTCGGGCCCATCTCGCCCTACGGGCTGATCGCGGCCCAGGCCGGCTTTGCCAGCATCATCGGCAGCAACGCCACCACCACCATCGCGCCCTGGGGCGGCAGCGATGCGCGGCTGGGCAACAGCCCGCTGGGCTTCGGCGTGCCCAACCCCGACGGCCCGCCGTTCTTGCTGGACATGGCCATGAGCGTGGTGGCGCGCGCCAAGATCCGCAACGCGCTCAAGCGCGGCGCGTCCATTCCCGACACCTGGGCGACCGACCGCGGCGGGCGCCCCACCACCGACGCCGCCGCGGCGCTCGACGGCTTCTTGCTGCCCATCGGCGGGCACAAGGGCTATGGCCTGGCGCTGGTGGTGGATCTGTTCGCGGGCCTGCTGTCGAACGCCGCCTACCTGACCCATGTGAAATCGTGGGTCGACGCGCCCGACGAGCCGCAGAACCTGGGGCATTTCTTCATTTTGATCGATACCGCGCGGCTGGGCTCGGCGGCATGGCTGGCCGAACGCATGGCGGACTTCGCCGCCATCCTGCACGACAGCCCGCCCGCCGAGGCCGGCCGGCCCGTCATCGTGCCCGGCGAGATCGAGCTGGCCAACATGGCGCGCCAGCAGCGCGACGGCATCGCGGTCGATCCCGCGGTGCTGGCGCTGCTGCAGCGCCATGCGGCAATGGCCTGA
- a CDS encoding HlyC/CorC family transporter — translation MSDPYPANDANAARAQKPTKSLLDRMLALVRREPEDREGIKAVLDAAHDRDLLDVESYGMIKGALAMSERSVADIMVPRSRMDLLDVSQPLPQQLAFIIETAHSRFPVYEDDRDNIIGILLAKDLLRGMLEPGIELRSLIRPAVFIPEAKRLNVLLRDFRASHNHLAIVIDEHGGISGLVTMEDVLEQIVGDIEDEFDDDEEQSIFPEGDNQWRLMASTEISHFNDTFSTDLPDDEYDSVGGWLGGQLGRIPRRGDSAAHGDLLIEVIRADARRALWLRAKRTSSAATPGSDPATSGS, via the coding sequence ATGTCTGACCCCTACCCTGCCAACGACGCGAACGCCGCGCGCGCCCAGAAACCCACCAAATCCCTGCTAGACCGCATGCTGGCCCTCGTACGGCGCGAGCCCGAGGACCGCGAAGGCATCAAGGCCGTCCTGGACGCCGCCCACGACCGCGACCTGCTCGACGTCGAATCCTACGGCATGATCAAAGGCGCGCTCGCCATGTCCGAGCGCAGCGTCGCCGACATCATGGTGCCGCGCTCGCGCATGGACCTGCTCGACGTATCGCAGCCGCTGCCGCAGCAGCTGGCGTTCATCATCGAAACCGCGCACTCGCGCTTCCCGGTCTACGAAGACGACCGCGACAACATCATCGGCATCCTGCTGGCCAAAGACCTGCTGCGCGGCATGCTCGAGCCCGGCATCGAACTGCGCTCGCTGATCCGCCCGGCCGTCTTCATTCCCGAAGCCAAGCGCCTGAACGTGCTGCTGCGCGACTTCCGCGCCAGCCACAACCACCTGGCCATCGTCATCGATGAACACGGCGGCATCTCGGGGCTGGTAACCATGGAAGACGTGCTCGAGCAGATCGTCGGCGACATCGAAGACGAATTCGACGACGACGAAGAGCAAAGCATCTTTCCCGAAGGCGACAACCAATGGCGCCTGATGGCCAGCACCGAGATCAGCCACTTCAACGACACGTTCTCCACCGACCTGCCCGACGATGAATACGACAGCGTTGGCGGCTGGCTGGGCGGCCAATTGGGCCGCATCCCGCGGCGCGGCGACAGCGCCGCGCACGGCGACCTGCTGATCGAAGTCATCCGCGCCGATGCGCGCCGCGCGCTGTGGCTGCGCGCCAAGCGCACGTCTTCCGCGGCCACGCCCGGATCCGATCCGGCCACATCCGGTTCATGA
- the ybeY gene encoding rRNA maturation RNase YbeY, producing MNPELSLSVQYGVAEPRLPRWRLRRWAQRALDGAAREGLAGCARAEFSLRLVGQAEGRRLNHAYRARDYATNVLTFEYGTDPLGTARGDIVICVPVLAREAREQGKALLDHAAHLTVHGVLHALGYDHVKARDARRMEALETAILAGMRIADPYA from the coding sequence ATGAATCCTGAGCTCTCGCTGTCGGTCCAGTACGGCGTGGCCGAGCCGCGCCTGCCGCGCTGGCGGCTGCGCCGCTGGGCGCAGCGGGCGCTCGACGGCGCCGCGCGCGAAGGCCTGGCCGGATGCGCGCGCGCCGAATTCAGCCTGCGCCTGGTCGGGCAGGCCGAGGGCCGCCGCCTGAACCACGCCTACCGCGCGCGCGACTACGCCACCAATGTGCTTACCTTCGAGTACGGCACCGACCCGCTGGGCACCGCCCGCGGCGACATCGTCATCTGCGTGCCGGTGCTGGCGCGCGAGGCCCGCGAACAGGGCAAGGCCCTGCTCGACCACGCCGCCCACCTGACGGTGCACGGCGTGCTGCACGCGCTGGGCTACGACCACGTCAAGGCGCGCGACGCGCGCCGCATGGAAGCCCTGGAAACCGCCATTCTGGCGGGCATGCGCATCGCCGACCCGTACGCCTGA
- a CDS encoding tripartite tricarboxylate transporter substrate binding protein, with amino-acid sequence MHRFLRWRAAPILALAGLAALAAGPAAAAGEWTPQRPVRLLVPYGPGGSSDVIARAMAAEMSRTLGQQVIVENKGGGQGVIATMEAARAAPDGYTLLLGHVGTLAVNPAMMPRLPYDPQRDFAPIALLAKVPMIFAVGAKVPATNLPSFVALAKSKPGVLNYGSAGNGSAGHLAFEMLKTATGIDVVHVPYKGTGAQTTDLLAGNIDAASAGTPGLLPHAQAGKVRIIAVGSARRLPVLPDVPTVAEQGYPGFESSQWFGLLAPAGTPAPVIARLQKDALAALRSPSVSQRLAHDSSEPVGLGPQAFADFIQAEGRRWGEVVRRANLRTE; translated from the coding sequence ATGCACCGATTCCTGCGGTGGCGCGCCGCGCCCATCCTGGCGCTGGCCGGCCTGGCCGCGCTTGCCGCCGGCCCGGCCGCGGCCGCCGGGGAATGGACGCCGCAGCGTCCGGTGCGCCTGCTGGTGCCCTACGGGCCCGGCGGCAGTTCGGATGTGATCGCGCGCGCCATGGCGGCCGAGATGTCGCGCACGCTGGGCCAGCAGGTCATTGTCGAGAACAAGGGCGGCGGCCAGGGCGTGATCGCCACCATGGAGGCGGCCCGCGCCGCGCCGGACGGCTACACGCTGCTGCTGGGCCATGTGGGCACGCTGGCCGTCAACCCGGCCATGATGCCCAGGCTGCCCTACGACCCCCAGCGCGATTTCGCGCCGATTGCGCTGCTGGCCAAGGTGCCCATGATCTTCGCCGTGGGCGCCAAGGTGCCCGCCACCAACCTGCCCTCGTTCGTGGCGCTGGCCAAATCCAAGCCCGGCGTCCTGAACTACGGATCCGCCGGCAACGGCAGCGCCGGCCACCTGGCGTTCGAAATGCTGAAGACGGCCACCGGCATCGACGTGGTGCACGTGCCGTACAAAGGCACCGGCGCGCAGACCACCGACCTGCTGGCCGGCAATATCGACGCGGCCTCGGCCGGCACTCCCGGCCTGCTGCCGCACGCACAGGCCGGCAAGGTGCGCATCATCGCCGTCGGCTCGGCGCGGCGCCTGCCGGTGCTGCCCGACGTGCCCACCGTCGCCGAGCAGGGCTACCCCGGTTTCGAAAGCTCGCAATGGTTCGGCCTGCTGGCGCCGGCCGGCACGCCCGCGCCCGTGATCGCGCGGCTGCAGAAAGACGCCCTGGCCGCCCTGCGCTCGCCATCGGTCAGCCAGCGCCTGGCGCACGACTCCAGCGAACCCGTCGGCCTGGGGCCGCAGGCATTCGCCGATTTCATCCAGGCCGAAGGCAGGCGCTGGGGCGAGGTCGTGCGCCGCGCCAACCTGCGCACCGAATGA
- a CDS encoding PhoH family protein, protein MTATRSRSRRTMPTIVNLEGDNTHLANLCGPLDENLRQLADGMGVTLARRGSRVTLEGERAELAGRALRRFHEQAVHRALSVDDIQLGLVEMGVGRSEAAPADARGIDPASLPAAEGSGEDGIVLRTRRSDLRPRTPRQRDYLNNILKHDITFGIGPAGTGKTWLAVACAIDAMERDSVQRLVLTRPAVEAGERLGFLPGDLAQKVDPYLRPLYDALYDLMGFDKVQRLFEKQTIEIAPLAYMRGRTLNHAFVILDEAQNTTPEQMKMFLTRIGFGSKAVITGDPSQVDLPRGQQSGLAHAVRVLEDVQGIATTRFTSRDVVRHPLVARIVDAYDRAAEDES, encoded by the coding sequence ATGACCGCAACCCGCAGCCGTTCCCGCCGCACCATGCCCACCATCGTCAACCTCGAGGGCGACAACACCCACCTGGCCAACCTGTGCGGCCCGCTGGACGAAAACCTGCGCCAGCTGGCCGACGGCATGGGCGTCACCCTGGCGCGGCGCGGCAGCCGGGTCACGCTGGAAGGCGAGCGCGCCGAACTGGCCGGCCGCGCCCTGCGGCGCTTCCACGAGCAGGCCGTGCACCGCGCCCTGTCGGTCGACGACATCCAGCTCGGGCTGGTCGAAATGGGCGTGGGCCGCAGCGAGGCCGCCCCGGCCGATGCGCGCGGCATCGACCCGGCCAGCCTGCCCGCGGCCGAGGGCAGCGGCGAAGACGGCATCGTGCTGCGCACCCGGCGCAGCGACCTGCGCCCGCGCACGCCGCGCCAGCGCGACTACCTGAACAACATTCTCAAGCACGACATCACCTTCGGCATCGGCCCGGCCGGCACCGGCAAGACCTGGCTGGCCGTGGCCTGCGCCATCGACGCCATGGAACGCGACTCGGTGCAGCGCCTGGTGCTGACGCGCCCCGCCGTCGAGGCCGGCGAGCGCCTGGGCTTCCTGCCCGGCGATCTGGCGCAGAAGGTCGACCCATACCTGCGGCCGCTGTACGACGCCCTGTACGACCTGATGGGCTTCGACAAGGTGCAGCGCCTGTTCGAAAAGCAGACCATCGAGATCGCGCCGCTGGCCTATATGCGCGGGCGCACCCTGAACCACGCCTTCGTGATCCTGGACGAGGCCCAGAACACCACGCCGGAACAGATGAAAATGTTCCTGACCCGCATCGGCTTCGGCAGCAAGGCCGTCATCACCGGCGACCCTTCGCAGGTCGACCTGCCGCGCGGCCAGCAAAGCGGCCTGGCGCACGCGGTGCGGGTGCTCGAAGACGTGCAGGGCATCGCCACCACCCGCTTCACCAGCCGCGACGTGGTGCGCCATCCGCTGGTGGCGCGCATCGTCGACGCCTACGACCGGGCCGCCGAAGATGAATCCTGA
- a CDS encoding Bug family tripartite tricarboxylate transporter substrate binding protein — translation MKHLCTWAAAACLLMAGGPAAQAGTYPERPIRMVVPYVAGGAADITARVIAQKMAGSMGVPVVVENKPGANGMIGTDLVAKARPDGYTLLLDASGPLVVNPSLYKSVPYDPLADLAPISQITRYQYALVVPRASPIHSVDDLVAMARARPGELTYGSAGIGAGGHLAGELLAMMTQTELTHVPYKGNAQALADILGGQLSFTFDTIVTATPHIAAGRLRAYAVSGPQRSSALPDVPTLAELGYKGFDVTQFQGLLAPAGTPPDIIARLHHEAVKAARQPDVVRKLADEGGNEIVAGTPEQFAALLRSDLQRYRQLLQRANVHPE, via the coding sequence ATGAAACACCTCTGCACATGGGCCGCCGCGGCCTGCCTGCTGATGGCGGGCGGGCCGGCGGCGCAAGCCGGCACGTATCCCGAACGGCCGATCCGCATGGTGGTGCCCTATGTGGCGGGCGGCGCCGCCGACATCACGGCGCGCGTCATCGCGCAGAAAATGGCGGGCAGCATGGGCGTGCCGGTGGTGGTCGAGAACAAGCCCGGCGCCAACGGCATGATCGGCACCGACCTGGTGGCCAAGGCCAGGCCCGACGGCTACACCCTGCTGCTGGACGCCAGCGGCCCGCTGGTGGTCAACCCGTCGCTGTACAAGTCGGTGCCGTACGATCCCCTGGCCGACCTGGCGCCCATCAGCCAGATCACCCGCTATCAGTACGCGCTGGTGGTGCCGCGCGCTTCGCCCATCCACAGCGTGGACGACCTGGTCGCCATGGCGCGCGCCAGGCCCGGCGAGCTGACGTACGGCTCGGCGGGCATCGGGGCCGGCGGACACCTGGCGGGCGAGCTGCTGGCGATGATGACGCAGACCGAACTCACGCACGTGCCGTACAAGGGCAACGCGCAGGCGCTGGCCGATATCCTGGGCGGGCAGCTGTCCTTCACGTTCGACACCATTGTCACGGCCACGCCGCACATCGCCGCCGGCCGGCTGCGCGCCTATGCCGTGTCCGGCCCGCAGCGCAGCAGCGCGCTGCCGGACGTCCCCACCCTGGCGGAATTGGGCTACAAAGGGTTCGACGTCACCCAGTTCCAGGGCCTGCTGGCGCCGGCCGGCACGCCGCCGGACATCATCGCGCGGCTGCATCACGAAGCTGTCAAGGCCGCGCGCCAGCCCGACGTGGTGCGCAAGCTGGCGGACGAAGGCGGCAACGAGATCGTGGCCGGCACGCCCGAACAATTCGCCGCCCTGCTGCGTTCCGACCTGCAGCGCTACCGGCAGCTGCTGCAGCGGGCCAACGTGCATCCGGAGTAA
- the miaB gene encoding tRNA (N6-isopentenyl adenosine(37)-C2)-methylthiotransferase MiaB, protein MQETSIKRAGAAAATPAAPAPAATVAVPASARKLYIRTFGCQMNEYDSDKMADVLRGDQGLELTNNPEEADVILFNTCSVREKAQEKVFSDLGRVQHLKKLNPDLVIGVGGCVASQEGEAIVKRAPYVDVVFGPQTLHRLPDLIRRRRASGASQVDISFPEIEKFDALPPPRIDGATAFVSIMEGCSKYCSFCVVPYTRGEEVSRPFDDVLVEVADLADQGVKEVTLLGQNVNAYRGPMGDTGDIADFATLLEYVHEIPGIERIRYTTSHPKEMTQRMVDAYANLPKLVSFLHLPVQAGSDRVLAAMKRGYTALEFKSVVRRLRAARPGLTLSSDFIVGFPGETEDDFNKTLKLIEDVGFDTSFSFVYSRRPGTPAADLADDTPQDVKLRRLQQLQALINTQAAAIARSMVGTRQRLLVEGPSRRDPNELMGRTENNRIVNFPAPARLIGQMVDVIITEAYPNSLRARVADVDGSAQGNA, encoded by the coding sequence ATGCAAGAAACCTCTATCAAGCGCGCCGGCGCCGCTGCCGCCACGCCCGCCGCCCCTGCCCCCGCCGCCACCGTCGCCGTGCCGGCTTCCGCCCGCAAACTGTATATCCGCACCTTCGGCTGCCAGATGAACGAGTACGACTCGGACAAAATGGCCGACGTGCTGCGCGGCGACCAGGGCCTGGAACTCACCAACAACCCCGAAGAAGCCGACGTCATCCTGTTCAACACCTGTTCGGTGCGCGAGAAGGCCCAGGAAAAAGTCTTCTCCGACCTGGGCCGCGTGCAGCACCTGAAAAAGCTCAACCCCGACCTCGTCATCGGCGTGGGCGGCTGCGTGGCCAGCCAGGAAGGCGAGGCCATCGTCAAGCGCGCGCCCTATGTCGACGTGGTGTTCGGCCCGCAAACCCTGCACCGCCTGCCCGATCTCATCCGCCGCCGCCGCGCCTCGGGCGCCTCGCAGGTCGACATCAGCTTTCCCGAGATCGAGAAATTCGACGCCCTGCCCCCGCCGCGCATCGACGGCGCCACCGCGTTCGTGTCCATCATGGAAGGCTGCAGTAAATACTGCAGCTTCTGCGTGGTGCCCTACACGCGCGGCGAGGAAGTCTCGCGCCCCTTCGACGACGTGCTGGTCGAAGTGGCCGACCTGGCCGACCAGGGCGTGAAAGAAGTCACGCTGCTGGGCCAGAACGTCAACGCCTATCGCGGCCCCATGGGCGACACCGGCGACATCGCCGATTTCGCCACCCTGCTCGAATACGTGCATGAAATCCCGGGCATCGAGCGCATCCGGTACACCACGTCGCACCCCAAAGAAATGACCCAGCGCATGGTCGACGCCTACGCCAACCTGCCCAAGCTGGTGTCGTTCCTGCACCTGCCGGTGCAGGCCGGCAGCGACCGCGTGCTGGCGGCCATGAAGCGCGGCTATACCGCCCTGGAATTCAAGTCCGTGGTGCGGCGCCTGCGCGCCGCGCGCCCCGGCCTGACGCTGTCGTCCGATTTCATCGTGGGCTTTCCCGGCGAAACCGAAGACGACTTCAACAAGACCCTGAAGCTGATCGAAGACGTGGGCTTCGACACCTCGTTCTCGTTCGTCTATTCGCGCCGCCCCGGCACGCCGGCGGCCGACCTGGCCGACGACACGCCGCAAGACGTCAAGCTGCGCCGCCTGCAGCAGCTGCAGGCCCTGATCAACACCCAGGCCGCCGCCATCGCCCGGTCCATGGTCGGCACCCGCCAGCGCCTGCTGGTCGAAGGCCCGTCGCGGCGCGATCCCAACGAGCTCATGGGCCGCACCGAAAACAACCGCATCGTCAACTTCCCCGCTCCGGCGCGGCTGATCGGACAGATGGTCGACGTGATCATCACCGAGGCCTATCCCAATTCGCTGCGCGCCCGCGTGGCGGACGTCGACGGTTCCGCACAAGGCAACGCATGA
- a CDS encoding phosphatase PAP2 family protein, whose amino-acid sequence MPAIPPRPCRSVALTVCFAVVLLLMSRWVDVPLTQAIERHMPEQVNEVFDQIGDLGDSEGYILAGLLLYAVSLFGMRRGWACPVRAGFERLARYSMLLLATMSVGGLITLLLKKIVSRARPEVLLEQGWHGLGVPFAGDPYDSFPSSHTLTAFAVAAVIGQIAPRWRLPLLLVAAIVAVSRVVNRDHFLSDVTAAAFIAIMVAHYLAPYILGERYRWMLRAPWRWASRG is encoded by the coding sequence ATGCCTGCCATTCCCCCCCGGCCGTGCCGCAGCGTGGCGCTTACCGTCTGCTTCGCCGTGGTGCTGCTGCTGATGAGCCGCTGGGTCGACGTGCCTTTGACGCAGGCCATCGAACGCCACATGCCAGAACAGGTCAACGAAGTCTTCGACCAGATCGGCGACCTGGGCGACAGCGAGGGCTACATCCTGGCCGGCCTGTTGTTGTATGCGGTGTCGCTGTTCGGCATGCGGCGCGGCTGGGCCTGCCCGGTGCGGGCCGGGTTCGAGCGGCTGGCGCGCTACAGCATGCTGCTCTTGGCCACCATGAGCGTGGGCGGGCTGATCACGCTGCTGCTGAAGAAAATCGTGTCGCGCGCGCGGCCCGAGGTCTTGCTGGAGCAGGGCTGGCACGGCCTGGGCGTGCCGTTCGCGGGCGACCCCTACGATTCGTTTCCGTCCAGCCATACCCTGACGGCGTTCGCCGTGGCGGCCGTCATCGGCCAGATCGCGCCGCGCTGGCGCCTGCCCCTGCTGTTGGTGGCGGCCATCGTGGCGGTCAGCCGCGTGGTCAACCGCGACCACTTCCTGTCCGACGTCACCGCGGCGGCGTTCATCGCCATCATGGTGGCGCACTACCTGGCGCCGTATATCCTGGGCGAGCGATACCGGTGGATGTTGCGGGCGCCTTGGCGGTGGGCCAGTCGTGGGTGA
- a CDS encoding ABC transporter substrate-binding protein, producing MTPDSKIIAAFTPTGRLRASINLGNPILAGRDPATGEPAGVSIDLARAFAERLGVELELVVWDSAGKSVEAVTAEQADIGFFAIDPLRGAGIAFTDAYVLIEGAYLVREGSPLRERDAVDRAGTRVMVGKGSAYDLYLTRELKHATILRAPTSPAVVDTFLAENADVAAGVKQQLEADMGRLPGLRMLPGSFMQIRQAMGVPKGRGEAAAEVLRAFVEDMKASGFVADALRRHHIQGAAVAPAAAG from the coding sequence ATGACTCCCGATTCCAAAATCATCGCCGCCTTCACGCCCACCGGCCGGCTGCGCGCCTCCATCAACCTGGGCAACCCCATCCTGGCCGGCCGCGACCCGGCCACCGGCGAGCCGGCGGGCGTGTCCATCGACCTGGCCCGCGCCTTCGCCGAACGGCTGGGCGTCGAACTGGAACTGGTGGTCTGGGACAGCGCCGGCAAGTCGGTCGAGGCCGTGACGGCCGAACAGGCCGACATCGGCTTCTTCGCCATCGACCCGCTGCGCGGCGCGGGCATCGCGTTCACCGACGCGTACGTGCTGATCGAAGGCGCCTACCTGGTGCGCGAAGGCTCGCCCCTGCGCGAACGCGACGCCGTCGACCGCGCGGGCACCCGTGTCATGGTCGGCAAAGGCAGCGCCTACGACCTGTACCTGACGCGCGAACTCAAGCACGCCACGATCCTGCGCGCCCCCACCTCGCCGGCGGTGGTCGATACCTTCCTGGCCGAAAACGCCGACGTGGCGGCCGGCGTCAAGCAGCAGCTGGAAGCCGACATGGGCCGTCTTCCCGGCCTGCGCATGCTGCCCGGCAGCTTCATGCAGATCCGCCAGGCCATGGGGGTGCCCAAGGGGCGCGGCGAAGCGGCGGCGGAGGTGCTTCGGGCGTTCGTGGAAGATATGAAGGCCAGCGGGTTCGTGGCGGATGCCTTGCGGCGGCATCATATCCAGGGGGCTGCTGTGGCGCCTGCGGCTGCTGGGTGA